Genomic window (uncultured Hyphomonas sp.):
GCTTGAACAGGCTGGCGATGCCGGCCCGCGTCTTGCCGGTCGCCATGCCAATCAGCCAGCCTTCGTCGCGCAGGGCTTCCAGCGTTTCGAGCGCGCCTTCATAGAGCGGCTGATGAAAATCGGGTTGCCCGCGGGCACGCACCCATGTGTTCCGGTAGTCCGTGACGAGCCGCTCGATCTCATCCGCCGAGGCGTCCGGTGCCAGCTGGGCGCAGGCTTCATGCAGACTAAGGCCGACGATCCGGCGTGTATCGTCATACTCCGGGGGCACCAAGCCGGACTGCCGGAAGGCTTCCACCATGACATTGTGGATCGTCTCACGGCTGTCGACGATCGTTCCGTCGACATCCCAAATGGCGAGGCGCAGGTCAGTCATTGGCTACCCGTATCAGACGAAGGGGGCGAGCGGATCCTTGCCGGCTTCCTGTTCGAGGAAACCGAGGGCTTCGAAAGTCTGCGCCATATGCGGTGAAAGCGGCGCGACGATTTTCAGCGGCTTCGCATTCTGGCGCGGAATTATGAGCGCCCGCGCATGCAGGTGCAGTCCGGGCGCGAGCCCTTGCGGCACTTCCCGGCGGCACTGGTATTTAAAGTCACCGAGGATCGATGTGTTCATTTCCAGCATGTGGAAGCGCAGCTGGTGCATGCGCCCCGTCAGCGGCTTCAGGGCGACCCACGCTGCGCGCTGGCCCGCCGTCGAGACGACGGCATAGTCGGTGATCGAGTGCCTTGCGCCTTCAACGCCCTGTGCCGACCGGAACATCCGCTCACGGTCTGAATCCCGGCGGCCGCGCGCCTTCGGATTGACGACACGGTAGCCATCTTCCTCATGCTCGTCCGGCACGCCTTTCACCATCCAGCAGCGGATCTGCCCGAAAGGCGGATTGGGCACGCCAACCGTGACGGCCCAGTAGACCTTGTCCATATCGCGGCTGCGGAACAGTTCCGCGAGGCGCGCCGCAGCAGCCGGATGCTTCGCCGTCAGCAGGACACCGGACGTGTCCTTGTCCAGACGGTGCACCAGCACCGGCCGGTGCGTGCCGTCGCTGAGGGACGCCAGCATGCCGTCGATATGTTTGCCCTGCCCTGAGCCACCCTGTACGGCGAGGCCGGCGGGCTTGTTCAGCGCGATCATGTCGTCGTCTTCGTAAAGCGTGATCTCGCGCAGGAAGTCACGGTCTTCCTTGGACACTTTGCTCGCATTGTCCGGGGCCGGCTTGGCCGCGCCGCCGCTGAGGATCGGCAGACGCACCTGCATGCCGGAAGACAGGCGCGTGTTGGATTTCGCCCGTGCGCCGTCTACCCGGATCTGCCCGGTGCGGATCATCTTCTCGACCTGGCCCTGTGTCAGCTGTACCCGCCGCTTGATCCAGCGGTCGAGGCGCGTGCCTTCTTCCTTCGACGTAACAGTCTCGGTGACGATCTGACCGCTCATGCGAACACCTTCCGGGCGACCCAGAGACCGATAAGCAGGGCCACAAGGCCCAGGGCGACCGACAGGCCAGCATACGCCGCAGCCCGGGTCATGTCGCCGGAGCGGACATAGTTCGCCACTTCCAGAGAAAACGCCGAAAACGTCGTGAAGCCGCCGAGCAGCCCCGTCGCAAGGAACAGGCGCAGCTCCTGCGGCCCGCCCTGCCCGCGGAAAGCCAGCCAGCTGATCAGGAAACCCATGAAGAAGCTGCCGAGAATGTTCACGGCGAAAGTGCCATAGGGCCAATGATCGGGCATGTGGCGCACCGCCAGCTGCCCGACCCCATGGCGCATGGCCGCGCCGAGCGCGCCGCCTGCTGCGACTGCAAGAAATCCGTTCATGGCCCGCCTTCTAACCGCTTCCGCCGCCGGGCGCCAGCGGCATGCCCAGCCCTCTTGCGCTGGCGGAAAAAGCGGATCAAATACCGGAACCTTCGCGGGTGTAGCTCAATGGTAGAGCAGCAGCTTCCCAAGCTGACGACGAGGGTTCGATTCCCTTCACCCGCTCCATCGATACGGACACGCCGTGATCGATCTCCTTCGGACCTGTCTGGCAAGCGGCCTGTCGATCGGCGCTACTCTGCGATGAACCCGGCGATATTCCCCTGCCACTCACAGACTCGTCCAGGAACAGCAGCAACAACAGACGCAAGCTGATTGAAAACTCGCACTGATCGCGGCCCGGTAACCAAAAATTGCCGGCCACCCACCTGAGATTGCGCGCCAGACAAACCCGACTCGGCGCTATGCCGGCCTGAGCCATCCCGCACTGCACAAGAAACACTCAGCTCCGCGCATTTGCGCCCGAATGCAGGCAAGTTACCGATTTTAACATGCGCACTTTGAGGTGCGCAGTTCCCGCTTCCCCGCCCCGCCGACATCTTGCGCGCACATTAAACAAGTCGCCGGGAGAATACTGCGATGCGCCCTCTGACCAAACGTCTTAAATTTGGAATTTGCCTTGCTTCACTAATCGCCGCGTCGATGACGACCGTCGCAAACGCACAGGAAACAGCGGAGACAGATGAACAGGCCACGATGAAAGCGGTTGTCGTTCAGGGCCGCCGGGTCTCGACGGCAGACACTGCGATCGGCCAGGGCGAAGCGACCAACACCGTCGCCGTGACCCGGGACGAACTTCTTTCCGCACCAGGCGGTATCTCCGGCCTGAAGATGCTGGAGTCCCTGCCGGGCTTCAACGTGCAGACAGACGGCGCGCTTGGCCTCTACGAATTCGGCAACTCGGTCACCGTGCGTGCCTTTAACCTGCAGCAGATCGGCTTCGTGCTGGACGGCGTGCCGATGGGCCGTTCCGATGCGTTCGGTGGCAGCCCGATCTTCCGCTATGTGGACAATGAAAACCTCGGCTCCGTTGTCGCGTCCCCCGGCGCCGGCGACGTCTCGCTTCCGAGCTATGCCTCACTGGGCCCGATCGTCTCTTACAATACGGTCGACACGTCCGACACGCCCGGCGGCATGATTTCCTACACGATGGGTGACGACAATCTGGAGCGTAGCTTCATCAAGCTGGAGACGGGTAACTGGAATGGCCTGTCGGCCTATGTCAGCCGCTCCAAGACGGACAGCGACCTGTGGCGCGGCCCCGGCACGATCGACCGCGAGCACATCGAGGGCAAGATCAAGTACGAGTTCGACGAAGAT
Coding sequences:
- a CDS encoding HAD-IA family hydrolase; this translates as MTDLRLAIWDVDGTIVDSRETIHNVMVEAFRQSGLVPPEYDDTRRIVGLSLHEACAQLAPDASADEIERLVTDYRNTWVRARGQPDFHQPLYEGALETLEALRDEGWLIGMATGKTRAGIASLFKLHQLEHFFDTIWCADDGPGKPHPHMVEQAMGALGVAPGASLMIGDAIHDIAMGRAAGVRTLGVSWGFGEAHELEDAGAHEVHHDFGTLRESVLKFLPASAR
- a CDS encoding RluA family pseudouridine synthase; this translates as MSGQIVTETVTSKEEGTRLDRWIKRRVQLTQGQVEKMIRTGQIRVDGARAKSNTRLSSGMQVRLPILSGGAAKPAPDNASKVSKEDRDFLREITLYEDDDMIALNKPAGLAVQGGSGQGKHIDGMLASLSDGTHRPVLVHRLDKDTSGVLLTAKHPAAAARLAELFRSRDMDKVYWAVTVGVPNPPFGQIRCWMVKGVPDEHEEDGYRVVNPKARGRRDSDRERMFRSAQGVEGARHSITDYAVVSTAGQRAAWVALKPLTGRMHQLRFHMLEMNTSILGDFKYQCRREVPQGLAPGLHLHARALIIPRQNAKPLKIVAPLSPHMAQTFEALGFLEQEAGKDPLAPFV
- the crcB gene encoding fluoride efflux transporter CrcB, whose product is MNGFLAVAAGGALGAAMRHGVGQLAVRHMPDHWPYGTFAVNILGSFFMGFLISWLAFRGQGGPQELRLFLATGLLGGFTTFSAFSLEVANYVRSGDMTRAAAYAGLSVALGLVALLIGLWVARKVFA